The following proteins come from a genomic window of Triticum aestivum cultivar Chinese Spring chromosome 6A, IWGSC CS RefSeq v2.1, whole genome shotgun sequence:
- the LOC123129171 gene encoding disease resistance protein RGA5-like — protein sequence MEAALVSAATGVLKPVVEKLATLVGSEYKRFKGVRGEIKSLTRELAAMDAFLLKMSEQEDLDEQDKVWMNEVRELSYEMEDFIDNFMKGVGDKDTKPDGCVEMIKNLLGKLGKMKTRRRMGKEIQDLKKQIVEVGDRNARYKTGVAISNTKNATIDPRALAIFEHASKLVGIDQPKSEIIKLLTEEDGCATKQQQLKMLSIVGSGGMGKTTLANQVYQEMKGEFKCHVFISVSRNPDMVNILRTILSEVAKKDYAHTEARDEQQLLSKISNFLIDKSYFIVVDDIWKTKTWDVIKCAFPMTSCGILITTTRLKDVASSCCSSGGHIYNISPLDIDHSRQLFHGRLFQSLEDCPSYLEDVSEQILKKCDGLPLAIIAISGLLANKGKTKNIWNQVKDSIGRALERNPSVEAMIKILSLSYFDLPPHLKTCLLYLSIFPEDSIIERKDLIRRWIAEGFIRKEGTYTVHDLGEMYFNELVNRSLIQPVETSSRYYRVENCRVHDIILDFIISKSMEQNFVTLLGVPNLSIRTQSKACRLALHAGEHGNSSTPTGMVLSHIRSLNVFGNSVEIPSLDEFMHLRVLDFGGCTQLENHHLVNIGRLFQLRYLNLRRTRISELPEQISYARCLQMLDLRQSYVRELPASIVNLRNLLHLLVDNDVKFPGEIKKMQSLETLKGVDVLNQPIKFLQELGQLKNLRKLHLDFEHDSANGDTARVKDCTKAIASSLCKLGTHNLRSLTILDGHSFLQAPPCPAPLSLQKLMTWQSAIPQVPNWVSSLVNLQHLRLEVKGVGQEDLHILGGLPSLLVLDLEGTAPSKHRLKVSGAVGFRWLKFFYYDANFHSIDLTFEAGSMPKLENLEIQGTLEIGSLDLGIENLPCLVTVKCKIVGNAGTFVAAMDTMEIAASAHPNHPILLIGRP from the exons ATGGAGGCGGCTCTGGTGAGTGCAGCAACGGGGGTCCTGAAGCCCGTCGTGGAGAAGCTGGCCACTCTGGTGGGCAGTGAGTACAAGCGATTCAAGGGTGTTCGTGGCGAGATCAAGTCCCTCACTCGTGAACTCGCTGCCATGGATGCTTTTCTTCTAAAAATGTCAGAGCAGGAGGATCTTGATGAGCAAGATAAGGTGTGGATGAATGAGGTGCGTGAACTCTCCTATGAGATGGAGGATTTCATCGACAACTTCATGAAAGGTGTTGGCGACAAAGATACTAAGCCGGATGGCTGTGTTGAGATGATCAAGAACTTGCTAGGGAAGTTGGGGAAGATGAAGACTCGTCGTCGTATGGGCAAGGAGATCCAAGATTTGAAGAAACAAATTGTTGAAGTCGGAGACAGGAATGCAAGGTACAAGACTGGAGTGGCTATCTCCAACACCAAAAATGCAACGATTGACCCTCGAGCTCTTGCTATCTTTGAGCATGCTTCAAAGCTCGTGGGAATTGATCAACCGAAGTCAGAGATTATCAAATTGTTGACCGAAGAGGATGGATGTGCAACAAAGCAACAACAACTTAAGATGCTCTCCATCGTTGGCTCCGGAGGAATGGGCAAGACAACTCTTGCAAACCAAGTGTATCAAGAGATGAAAGGAGAATTCAAGTGTCATGTGTTTATATCAGTGTCACGAAACCCAGACATGGTGAATATATTGAGAACTATTCTCAGTGAAGTTGCTAAAAAAGATTATGCTCACACAGAAGCTCGGGATGAACAACAACTTCTCTCCAAAATCTCCAATTTCCTTATTGACAAAAG CTACTTTATTGTTGTTGACGATATATGGAAGACGAAAACATGGGATGTAATTAAATGTGCATTCCCAATGACTAGTTGTGGCATATTGATCACCACTACTCGTTTGAAAGACGTCGCTAGTTCATGCTGTTCATCAGGTGGCCATATTTATAATATAAGCCCTCTTGATATTGATCACTCGAGACAATTATTTCATGGAAGATTATTCCAGTCCTTAGAAGATTGCCCTTCATATCTTGAAGATGTTTCGGAGCAGATCTTGAAAAAATGTGATGGCTTACCTTTGGCGATCATTGCTATATCTGGTTTGTTGGCTAACAAAGGAAAAACAAAGAATATTTGGAATCAAGTAAAAGATTCAATTGGTCGTGCACTTGAAAGAAATCCTAGTGTGGAAGCAATGATAAAGATATTATCACTCAGTTACTTTGATCTACCTCCCCATCTAAAAACATGTCTCTTATATCTGAGCATATTTCCAGAAGATTCTATTATTGAGAGGAAGGACCTGATCAGGAGATGGATTGCTGAAGGATTCATTCGCAAAGAAGGCACATATACTGTACATGACTTAGGAGAGATGTATTTTAATGAGCTTGTCAATAGGAGTTTGATACAACCCGTGGAGACAAGCAGCAGATATTATAGGGTGGAAAATTGTCGGGTTCATGACATAATTCTCGATTTCATCATATCCAAGTCCATGGAACAGAACTTTGTTACTTTACTTGGTGTTCCCAATCTGTCCATTAGGACACAAAGCAAAGCTTGTCGGCTTGCTTTGCACGCCGGGGAGCATGGAAATTCTTCGACACCAACAGGCATGGTACTGTCGCATATCCGGTCACTTAATGTGTTTGGGAATTCTGTGGAGATCCCTTCTTTGGATGAGTTCATGCATTTGCGTGTGCTAGACTTTGGAGGTTGCACGCAATTGGAAAATCACCATCTAGTAAATATAGGGAGGTTGTTTCAGTTgaggtatttaaacctgagaagGACAAGAATAAGTGAGCTTCCAGAACAAATCAGTTATGCACGGTGCTTACAAATGTTGGACCTTAGGCAGTCATATGTACGTGAACTACCTGCATCTATTGTCAATCTCAGAAATTTATTGCATCTACTTGTAGACAATGATGTTAAATTTCCTGGTGAAATCAAGAAGATGCAGTCACTAGAGACATTGAAAGGGGTCGATGTCTTGAATCAACCAATAAAATTTCTGCAAGAACTCGGCCAGCTAAAGAATCTGAGGAAGCTGCACCTGGATTTTGAACATGATTCTGCCAATGGGGATACAGCAAGGGTTAAGGATTGCACAAAAGCTATTGCTTCTTCTCTCTGTAAACTAGGCACACACAATCTCCGCTCTCTTACTATTCTTGATGGTCATAGCTTCTTACAAGCACCACCCTGCCCTGCTCCACTTAGCCTCCAAAAACTTATGACCTGGCAATCAGCCATCCCGCAGGTTCCGAATTGGGTGAGCTCCCTTGTCAACCTGCAACATTTACGCCTTGAAGTGAAGGGAGTTGGGCAGGAAGATCTTCACATCCTTGGAGGATTACCTTCTCTGTTGGTTCTGGACCTAGAAGGAACAGCACCATCTAAACATAGGCTCAAAGTGAGTGGTGCGGTTGGGTTCCGATGGTTGAAGTTTTTCTATTATGATGCAAATTTCCATTCAATAGATTTGACATTTGAGGCAGGATCCATGCCCAAACTAGAAAATCTTGAGATTCAAGGCACACTTGAAATAGGGTCTCTAGATTTGGGCATCGAGAACCTCCCCTGCCTTGTTACTGTCAAATGTAAAATAGTTGGTAACGCTGGCACATTTGTGGCTGCAATGGACACTATGGAGATAGCAGCCAGTGCACATCCCAACCATCCTATTCTACTCATTGGGCGGCCATGA